One genomic segment of Rhizobium viscosum includes these proteins:
- the accC gene encoding acetyl-CoA carboxylase biotin carboxylase subunit, with protein sequence MISKILIANRGEIALRVLRACKELGIASVAVHSTADADAMHVRLADESVCIGPPPSRESYLNIHQIVAACEITGADAVHPGYGFLSENAKFADILEAHGITFIGPTAEHIRIMGDKITAKTTAQELGIPVVPGSDGEVKTEEDALKTAAYIGYPVLIKATAGGGGRGMKVAKTEADLIEAWSTARTEAAAAFGNDAVYMEKYLGKPRHIEIQVFGDGEGNAVHLGERDCSLQRRHQKVWEEANSPALNVEQRMKIGQICADAMKKLKYRGAGTIEFLYENGEFYFIEMNTRLQVEHPVTEAITGIDLVHEQIRVASGGGLSVTQDEVHFQGHAIECRINAEDARTFVPSPGTITHFHAPGGLGVRIDSGAYQGYKIPPYYDSLIGKLIVHGRTRVECMMRLRRALDEFVVDGIKTTLPLFQDLVSNQDIANGDYDIHWLEKYLANSKPAA encoded by the coding sequence ATGATTTCGAAGATCCTCATAGCCAATCGCGGCGAGATCGCCCTTCGTGTGCTGCGCGCCTGCAAGGAGCTCGGCATCGCAAGTGTGGCCGTACATTCGACGGCTGATGCCGACGCCATGCATGTGCGTCTTGCCGACGAAAGTGTGTGCATCGGCCCGCCGCCATCGCGCGAGAGCTATCTGAACATCCACCAGATCGTCGCGGCCTGCGAGATCACCGGCGCTGACGCCGTGCATCCGGGCTATGGCTTCCTGTCGGAAAACGCCAAATTCGCCGACATCCTCGAAGCGCACGGCATCACCTTCATCGGCCCGACGGCCGAGCATATCCGCATCATGGGCGACAAGATCACCGCCAAGACGACTGCGCAGGAACTGGGTATTCCCGTCGTTCCCGGCTCTGACGGCGAAGTGAAGACCGAAGAGGATGCGCTGAAGACGGCTGCCTATATCGGCTATCCGGTGCTAATCAAGGCAACGGCCGGCGGCGGCGGACGCGGCATGAAGGTCGCCAAGACCGAAGCCGATCTGATCGAAGCCTGGTCGACGGCTCGCACTGAAGCGGCCGCCGCCTTCGGCAACGACGCCGTCTACATGGAAAAATACCTCGGCAAGCCACGCCACATCGAAATCCAGGTATTTGGCGATGGCGAGGGCAATGCGGTCCATCTCGGCGAACGCGACTGCTCGCTGCAGCGTCGCCACCAGAAGGTCTGGGAAGAAGCCAATTCTCCGGCGCTCAACGTCGAACAGCGCATGAAGATCGGCCAGATCTGCGCCGATGCCATGAAGAAGCTGAAATATCGCGGTGCCGGCACGATCGAGTTCCTCTACGAAAATGGCGAGTTCTATTTCATCGAAATGAACACCCGCCTGCAGGTGGAGCATCCGGTCACGGAAGCCATCACCGGCATCGACCTCGTGCATGAGCAGATCCGCGTCGCCTCCGGTGGCGGTCTGTCGGTCACGCAGGACGAGGTGCACTTCCAGGGCCACGCCATCGAATGCCGCATCAATGCTGAGGACGCGCGCACCTTCGTGCCCTCGCCTGGCACGATCACGCATTTCCATGCACCGGGCGGTCTTGGCGTACGCATCGATTCCGGCGCCTATCAGGGTTACAAGATCCCGCCTTATTACGACAGCCTCATCGGCAAGCTGATTGTCCATGGCCGTACACGCGTCGAATGCATGATGCGCCTGCGCCGTGCGCTCGATGAATTTGTCGTTGACGGCATCAAGACAACACTGCCACTGTTCCAGGATCTCGTTTCCAACCAGGATATCGCCAACGGCGACTATGATATTCATTGGCTGGAAAAGTATCTCGCCAACAGCAAGCCGGCAGCATAG